A stretch of Lathyrus oleraceus cultivar Zhongwan6 chromosome 6, CAAS_Psat_ZW6_1.0, whole genome shotgun sequence DNA encodes these proteins:
- the LOC127097551 gene encoding translationally-controlled tumor protein homolog isoform X1, translated as MLVYQDLLTGDELLSDSFPYKEIENGLLWEVEGKWVVQGAVDVNIGANPSAEGAADDEAVDDQAVKVVDIVDTFRLQEQPAFDKKQFVTFMKRYIKLLTPKLEAEKQETFKKHIEGATKFLLPKLKDLQFFVGESMHDDGSLVFAYYKDGATDPTFLYFAYGLKEIKC; from the exons ATGCTTGTCTACCAAGATCTTCTTACCG GTGATGAACTTCTATCTGACTCTTTCCCCTATAAGGAAATTGAGAATGGGTTATTGTGGGAAGTGGAAGGAAAGTGGGTTGTTCAAGGAGCTGTGGATGTAAATATTGGTGCTAACCCTTCTGCTGAGGGTGCTGCCGACGATGAAGCTGTTGATGATCAAGCTGTTAAGGTTGTTGATATTGTCGACACTTTCAGATTACAAGAACAGCCTGCTTTTGATAAGAAGCAGTTTGTTACTTTTATGAAAAGATACATCAAATTACTCACACCTAAGTTAGAGGCAGAGAAGCAAGAAACCTTCAAGAAGCACATTGAAGGAGCAACTAAGTTTCTGCTACCAAAACTCAAAGATCTCCAATT TTTTGTTGGTGAAAGCATGCATGATGATGGAAGTTTGGTTTTTGCTTATTACAAAGATGGCGCCACTGACCCAACTTTTCTCTACTTTGCCTATGGATTGAAGGAAATCAAGTGTTAG
- the LOC127097552 gene encoding translationally-controlled tumor protein homolog, producing the protein MLVYQDLLTGDELLSDSFPYKEIENGLLWEVEGKWVVQGALDVNIGANPSAEGAADDEAVDDQAVKVVDIVDTFRLQEQPAFDKKQFVTFMKRYIKLLTPKLEAEKQEIFKKHIEGATKFLLPKLKDLQFFVGESMHDDGSLVFAYYKDGATDPTFLYFAYGLKEIKC; encoded by the exons ATGCTTGTCTACCAGGATCTTCTTACCG GTGATGAACTTCTATCTGACTCTTTCCCCTATAAGGAAATTGAGAATGGCTTATTGTGGGAAGTGGAAGGAAAGTGGGTTGTTCAAGGAGCTCTGGATGTAAATATTGGTGCTAACCCTTCTGCTGAGGGTGCTGCCGACGATGAAGCTGTTGATGATCAAGCTGTTAAAGTCGTCGATATTGTCGACACTTTCAGATTACAGGAACAACCTGCTTTTGATAAGAAGCAGTTTGTTACTTTTATGAAAAGATATATCAAATTACTTACACCTAAGTTAGAGGCAGAGAAGCAGGAGATTTTCAAGAAACACATTGAAGGAGCAACTAAGTTTCTGCTACCAAAACTCAAAGACCTTCAATT TTTTGTTGGTGAAAGCATGCATGATGATGGAAGTTTGGTGTTTGCTTATTACAAAGATGGGGCCACTGATCCAACTTTTCTCTACTTTGCCTATGGATTGAAGGAAATCAAGTGTTAG